The genomic window GTGATCAATATGTGAAAGTATAATTTTAGCGACCTCCTCTGTGGCTGTCCCTTTCTCATAAGAACCTAGATTTTCATGATGTCGTATCATAGCTTGCTTAAACTTATTCTCATCAAAAGCCTCTATCTGTTTTCTCAATTCCTCATTTGTCTTGCAAATAGGGAATCCCCACTCTTCTATAGGTGTATAGAAGTCTGTTTTTTTCTTATATTCTTCTAAATCAGGAGTAAAAAGAAAACAAGGGCGATAGGTAAATGAATAATCCCAAACGCTCGATGAATAGTCTGTTATTAACATATCTGCAGTACATAACAAATCTTGCATTTCTGGATAGTCTGAAACATCTCTTACAGTGGACGTATATTCATGCATTTTTGAATTAAACGAAAGACTATTAAATAAACACATATGATATCTTAAAAATAGAATGACTCTTTTTGCAGCAAAGCGTTTTTTTACAGCTTCCAATAATTCATTTTCTTTCAAACTCCAATCATAAGACGGACTTGATGTCGTGTTTCTAAAAGTTGGTGCATACAATACGACAAAATCAGATTGTTTAATATTAAATCTATCACGAATACAATTTGACAATTCATTCATTTTTTGAGCACTAAAAAACACATCATTTCTAGGTAATCCTAATTTAACAAATTTATCCTCATGCAAATTCCACGCAGAACTCATACATTTTGTAGTAGAATAGCTCGATGATAAAAAATAAGAAGTAGCCTTAGAGAAATGCAAAATTGATCTATTATATAACCACTGACATCTTCCAATGTCATAAAAATCTTTTTCTATTTTCTTATACGCTCCTCCTGCATGCCAAGTATTAATAACTATTTGGGTCTTTCGAAAAGGAATATAATCATATCCTCCAATATTTGTTATATAAACTTTTGCAGTCATTAAATATTTAAAATAACTTAAAGAAAATCTCTTAACACACTTAATATCAGCATATTCATTATTGCATTTCGGCTTAACACTCCAAGCAATCTCAACATTACTACCTACTATTTTCTCAATATTATCATAAATATAAAATGGATTGCAACAAATTCTTTCACCTGAATAACTTTCAAATAACACCCTATTTGACTTTACTCTAAACACATAGAATACACGCAAGAGAAATCGTAAGACTTCTTTTACACAAAGCTTAAGTATCATAAATTACTATTTTATATATGACATAAATAAAGGAATCGTATCTTGTAGAATACATCCTTGTTTAAAAATTCCGGCTGTTCCTCCCACGAAAATAGAGGCTCCCAATTGACGCATATATTTCGCTCTCTCAGTACTGACACTTCCATCTACACATATTTCTACATTTCCATAATTATGTTGATCCAAATATTGACGAGTTTCACCTACTTTTTCCATCATTCCATGAATCATCATTGTTCCAGCAAATCCGGGTACAATAAGCATCAATAATATAACATCAACATAAGGGAGATATTTACGTACCTCATCTATAGAAGTATCCGGATTTAAGGCTAATCCAAATTTCGCACCCCTCTGTTTAATAAAAGCCGCATTCTCCAAAACACTTTCTTTACATTCACTATGAATAGATACAATATCCCCATCTCTAATGTCCATTGAACGGATAATTGTACGAGGATGTTCCATAAGCAAGTGAATATCAACTGGAAGACCCGTAATCTTTCGAATAGAATTAACCACATCAGGACCAAATGTAAGATTTGGGACAAATGCAGCGTCCATTATATCTACATGTAAATAATCAACTCCATTTTCTTCTAAAATATGGATGTCACGCTCCAAGTTTACCAAGTCAGCACACATAAGCGAAACGGATAATTTAGATATTCTATTCATGATCTACCAACATTACTTTATTTGAATAAATAGAATTATCACGCATAAGCATCAAGCCTTCCATTAACTGGCTAAAATCCAAACGATGGGTAATCAATCTTTTGAGATCCAATTTTTCATTCTCCAACCAATATAAAACTTGAGTCCAATCATTATCATTGATGCCAAAACTAGAGTTCCAAGTACCATAAATCTGCAATTGCTTTCGCAATAGTTTCCAATAAAAATCTTTCTCTAAAGTCATATCATCAATTGGATTACCTAA from Parabacteroides distasonis ATCC 8503 includes these protein-coding regions:
- a CDS encoding ribulose-phosphate 3-epimerase encodes the protein MNRISKLSVSLMCADLVNLERDIHILEENGVDYLHVDIMDAAFVPNLTFGPDVVNSIRKITGLPVDIHLLMEHPRTIIRSMDIRDGDIVSIHSECKESVLENAAFIKQRGAKFGLALNPDTSIDEVRKYLPYVDVILLMLIVPGFAGTMMIHGMMEKVGETRQYLDQHNYGNVEICVDGSVSTERAKYMRQLGASIFVGGTAGIFKQGCILQDTIPLFMSYIK
- a CDS encoding CDP-glycerol glycerophosphotransferase family protein is translated as MILKLCVKEVLRFLLRVFYVFRVKSNRVLFESYSGERICCNPFYIYDNIEKIVGSNVEIAWSVKPKCNNEYADIKCVKRFSLSYFKYLMTAKVYITNIGGYDYIPFRKTQIVINTWHAGGAYKKIEKDFYDIGRCQWLYNRSILHFSKATSYFLSSSYSTTKCMSSAWNLHEDKFVKLGLPRNDVFFSAQKMNELSNCIRDRFNIKQSDFVVLYAPTFRNTTSSPSYDWSLKENELLEAVKKRFAAKRVILFLRYHMCLFNSLSFNSKMHEYTSTVRDVSDYPEMQDLLCTADMLITDYSSSVWDYSFTYRPCFLFTPDLEEYKKKTDFYTPIEEWGFPICKTNEELRKQIEAFDENKFKQAMIRHHENLGSYEKGTATEEVAKIILSHIDH